Proteins encoded in a region of the Sugiyamaella lignohabitans strain CBS 10342 chromosome B, complete sequence genome:
- the GUD1 gene encoding guanine deaminase (Guanine deaminase; a catabolic enzyme of the guanine salvage pathway producing xanthine and ammonia from guanine; activity is low in exponentially-growing cultures but expression is increased in post-diauxic and stationary-phase cultures; GO_component: GO:0005737 - cytoplasm [Evidence IEA,IEA]; GO_component: GO:0005737 - cytoplasm [Evidence IDA] [PMID 14562095]; GO_function: GO:0008892 - guanine deaminase activity [Evidence IEA,IEA]; GO_function: GO:0008892 - guanine deaminase activity [Evidence IDA] [PMID 15565584]; GO_function: GO:0016787 - hydrolase activity [Evidence IEA,IEA]; GO_function: GO:0016811 - hydrolase activity, acting on carbon-nitrogen (but not peptide) bonds, in linear amides [Evidence ISS] [PMID 10542258]; GO_function: GO:0046872 - metal ion binding [Evidence IEA]; GO_function: GO:0008270 - zinc ion binding [Evidence IEA]; GO_process: GO:0006147 - guanine catabolic process [Evidence IEA,IEA]; GO_process: GO:0046098 - guanine metabolic process [Evidence ISS] [PMID 10542258]): protein MDSQESPEFYRDQSPEEANKADLEVIDYITKIDPTYNIVSPILTPRFAPSCTHQSMKWMGDLMKKHNNIPCQTHISENENEIKWVQELFPDSKSYADVYDQAGLLTERTILAHAIHLSEDEKDLISARRSGISHCPISNSSIGSGLAPVRSLLNKNIKMSLGTDVSGGYSPSILEVCRQALTVSRLVGYTTKNDKDKLSVSEVLFLATLGGAQVCNLEHKVGNFQVGKKWDAQRVDLSVENTPIDLFDWYGAEEPTPESKIKWFVDKWFFSGDDRNTRQVWVDGNLVLDKD from the coding sequence ATGGACAGTCAAGAATCACCAGAATTTTACCGAGACCAatcaccagaagaagccaaTAAAGCAGATTTAGAGGTGATAGACTACATTACCAAAATAGACCCAACTTACAATATTGTTTCACCCATCTTGACACCCAGGTTTGCCCCCTCTTGTACCCATCAAAGTATGAAATGGATGGGTGACCTAATGAAAAAACACAACAATATCCCATGTCAAACACACATATCTGAAAACGAGAATGAAATTAAATGGGTCCAAGAATTATTTCCGGACTCCAAATCATATGCTGACGTATATGATCAAGCTGGCCTACTAACAGAGCGAACGATTCTTGCCCATGCTATCCATTTGTCTGAGGATGAAAAGGATTTGATAAGTGCTAGAAGATCAGGTATTTCCCATTGCCCTATAAGCAATTCTTCAATTGGTAGTGGCCTGGCTCCGGTGAGGTCGCTCttaaacaaaaatattaaaatgAGTCTTGGCACTGATGTTTCTGGGGGCTACTCACCGAGCATTCTCGAAGTCTGTAGGCAGGCCCTGACTGTTTCAAGACTTGTGGGATACACCACGAAGAATGATAAAGACAAGCTATCAGTTTCTGAAGTATTATTCCTTGCCACCCTTGGAGGAGCACAAGTATGCAACTTGGAACACAAAGTGGGTAATTTCCAAGTCGGAAAAAAATGGGACGCACAACGTGTAGATTTGAGTGTTGAAAATACGCCGATagatttgtttgattggTATGGCGCCGAGGAGCCAACTCCAGAAAGTAAAATCAAATGGTTTGTAGATAAATGGTTTTTCAGTGGTGATGACAGGAATACTCGACAAGTTTGGGTCGATGGTAATTTGGTATTAGATAAGGATTAG
- the GND2 gene encoding phosphogluconate dehydrogenase (decarboxylating) GND2 (6-phosphogluconate dehydrogenase (decarboxylating); catalyzes an NADPH regenerating reaction in the pentose phosphate pathway; required for growth on D-glucono-delta-lactone; GND2 has a paralog, GND1, that arose from the whole genome duplication; GO_component: GO:0005829 - cytosol [Evidence TAS] [PMID 11298766]; GO_component: GO:0005886 - plasma membrane [Evidence IDA] [PMID 16622836]; GO_function: GO:0050661 - NADP binding [Evidence IEA]; GO_function: GO:0050662 - coenzyme binding [Evidence IEA]; GO_function: GO:0016491 - oxidoreductase activity [Evidence IEA,IEA]; GO_function: GO:0016616 - oxidoreductase activity, acting on the CH-OH group of donors, NAD or NADP as acceptor [Evidence IEA]; GO_function: GO:0004616 - phosphogluconate dehydrogenase (decarboxylating) activity [Evidence IEA,IEA]; GO_function: GO:0004616 - phosphogluconate dehydrogenase (decarboxylating) activity [Evidence IMP] [PMID 1328471]; GO_process: GO:0019521 - D-gluconate metabolic process [Evidence IEA]; GO_process: GO:0055114 - oxidation-reduction process [Evidence IEA,IEA]; GO_process: GO:0006098 - pentose-phosphate shunt [Evidence IEA,IEA,IEA]; GO_process: GO:0009051 - pentose-phosphate shunt, oxidative branch [Evidence IGI,IMP] [PMID 1328471]) yields MGQNLILNAADHGYTVVAYNRTVSKVDHFLENEAKGKSIIGARSIAELAANLKKPRRVILLVKAGSAVDNFIDQLLEHFEKGDIIIDGGNSHFPDSNRRYEELKKKGILFVGSGVSGGEEGARNGPSLMPGGHEDAWPHIKSIFQDIAAKTDGEPCCDWVGPAGAGHFIKMVHNGIEYGDMQLISEAYDLLKRGAGFTDKEIGDVFAKWNKGVLDSFLIEITRDVLYYNDPADGKPLVEKILDTAGQKGTGKWTAINALDLGMPVTLIGEAVFSRCLSAIKEERVRASKVLTGPTPKFNGDKAKFVDDLEQALYASKIISYAQGFMLIREAGKEYGWEFNNASIAHMWRGGCIIRSVFLGEITKAYREDPQLENLLFYSFFKDAVTKAQEGWRNILGDAIKWGIPTPAFATALSFYDGYRSARLPANLLQAQRDYFGAHTFRVLPEDASDSLPLGQDIHVNWTGRGGTVSASTYNS; encoded by the coding sequence ATGGGACAAAACTTGATCCTTAACGCTGCTGACCATGGTTACACTGTTGTTGCTTACAACAGAACTGTCTCCAAGGTTGACCACTTTTTGGAGAATGAGGCTAAGGGCAAGAGCATCATTGGTGCCCGTTCCATTGCCGAGCTTGCCGCTAACCTTAAGAAGCCCAGAAGAGTTATTCTCCTTGTTAAGGCCGGATCTGCTGTCGACAACTTCATTGACCAATTGTTGGAGCACTTTGAGAAGGGTGATATCATCATTGATGGTGGTAACTCTCACTTCCCTGACTCTAACCGTCGTTATGAGGAGCTTAAGAAGAAGGGTATTCTTTTCGTCGGTTCTGGTGTctctggtggtgaagagggTGCCCGTAACGGTCCCTCTTTGATGCCCGGTGGACACGAGGATGCCTGGCCCCACATCAAGAGCATCTTCCAAGACATTGCTGCCAAGACTGACGGTGAGCCTTGTTGTGATTGGGTTGGCCCTGCCGGTGCTGGTCACTTCATCAAGATGGTCCACAACGGTATCGAGTATGGTGACATGCAACTTATCTCTGAAGCTTATGACCTTCTTAAGCGTGGTGCTGGTTTCACCGACAAGGAGATTGGTGATGTCTTTGCCAAGTGGAACAAGGGAGTTTTGGACTCTTTCCTCATTGAGATCACTCGTGATGTTCTTTATTACAACGACCCTGCTGATGGCAAGCCTCTTGTTGAGAAGATTCTTGACACTGCCGGTCAAAAGGGTACTGGTAAGTGGACCGCCATCAATGCTCTTGACTTGGGTATGCCCGTCACTTTGATTGGTGAGGCTGTCTTCTCCAGATGTTTGTCTGCTATCAAGGAGGAGCGTGTTCGTGCTTCCAAGGTCCTTACTGGCCCCACTCCTAAGTTCAATGGTGACAAGGCaaagtttgttgatgatcTTGAGCAAGCTCTTTACGCTTCCAAGATTATCTCTTACGCCCAAGGTTTCATGCTCATCCGTGAAGCTGGTAAGGAATACGGTTGGGAGTTCAACAATGCTTCCATTGCCCACATGTGGAGAGGTGGTTGTATCATCAGATCTGTCTTCCTCGGTGAGATCACCAAGGCTTACCGTGAGGACCCTCAACTTGAGAACTTGTTGTTCTACAGCTTCTTCAAGGATGCTGTTACCAAGGCTCAAGAGGGCTGGAGAAACATTCTCGGTGATGCTATCAAGTGGGGTATTCCTACTCCTGCTTTCGCCACCGCTCTTTCTTTCTACGATGGTTACAGATCTGCTCGTTTGCCCGCCAACTTGCTCCAAGCTCAACGTGATTACTTCGGTGCCCACACCTTCCGTGTCCTTCCCGAAGATGCTTCTGACTCTCTCCCATTGGGCCAAGACATTCACGTCAACTGGACTGGTAGAGGTGGTACCGTTTCTGCTTCTACTTACAACTCTTAA
- the CFD1 gene encoding Cfd1p (Highly conserved iron-sulfur cluster binding protein; localized in the cytoplasm; forms a complex with Nbp35p that is involved in iron-sulfur protein assembly in the cytosol; GO_component: GO:0005737 - cytoplasm [Evidence IEA,IEA]; GO_component: GO:0005737 - cytoplasm [Evidence IDA] [PMID 12970194]; GO_function: GO:0051539 - 4 iron, 4 sulfur cluster binding [Evidence IEA,IEA,IEA]; GO_function: GO:0051539 - 4 iron, 4 sulfur cluster binding [Evidence IDA] [PMID 17401378]; GO_function: GO:0005524 - ATP binding [Evidence IEA,IEA]; GO_function: GO:0016887 - ATPase activity [Evidence TAS] [PMID 12970194]; GO_function: GO:0051536 - iron-sulfur cluster binding [Evidence IEA]; GO_function: GO:0046872 - metal ion binding [Evidence IEA]; GO_function: GO:0000166 - nucleotide binding [Evidence IEA]; GO_process: GO:0016226 - iron-sulfur cluster assembly [Evidence IEA,IEA]; GO_process: GO:0016226 - iron-sulfur cluster assembly [Evidence IMP] [PMID 12970194]; GO_process: GO:0016226 - iron-sulfur cluster assembly [Evidence IDA] [PMID 17401378]; GO_process: GO:0002098 - tRNA wobble uridine modification [Evidence IMP] [PMID 18755837]), protein MSEIPSLNQVKHILLVLSGKGGVGKSSVTTQLALSLVNDGYKVGVLDIDLTGPSLPRMFGLEGRNVHQSTAGWIPVYTDDTKRLCVMSLGFLLPDRGNSVVWRGPKKTAMVRQFVKDVVWGDLDYLLIDTPPGTSDEHISIAEELKQASPDGAVLVTTPQDIATADVRKELNFCRKVGFKVLGVVENMSGYVCPHCSECTNVFSSGGGQTLATQFDVPFLGSVPIDPTFVTLVESQGSEHKLLEKYPESALSSIFKGIVDKIYAQNLPVRQA, encoded by the coding sequence ATGTCTGAAATCCCATCACTTAATCAAGTGAAGCATATCCTACTAGTACTATCAGGCAAAGGTGGAGTAGGAAAGTCGTCAGTTACCACCCAACTTGCTCTGTCCCTTGTAAATGATGGCTACAAGGTTGGAGTCCTGGATATAGATCTAACTGGGCCTTCGCTGCCGCGAATGTTTGGATTGGAAGGAAGAAATGTTCATCAGTCTACAGCCGGTTGGATTCCCGTATATACAGATGACACCAAGAGGTTATGTGTTATGAGCTTAGGTTTTTTGTTACCGGATAGAGGAAACAGTGTCGTATGGAGAGGACCCAAGAAGACCGCTATGGTGCGACAATTTGTTAAGGATGTCGTATGGGGCGATCtggattatttattaattgatACTCCTCCTGGAACGAGTGATGAACATATAAGCATAGCTGAAGAGCTGAAACAAGCATCTCCAGATGGTGCAGTTTTAGTGACTACCCCTCAGGACATTGCTACAGCTGATGTCCGTAAAGAGCTAAATTTCTGTCGCAAAGTTGGATTCAAGGTTCTAGGAGTAGTGGAGAATATGAGTGGATATGTATGCCCCCACTGCTCGGAGTGTACAAATGTTTTtagtagtggtggtggccaGACTCTAGCAACTCAATTCGACGTTCCCTTCCTTGGCAGTGTACCCATTGATCCCACGTTCGTTACGCTTGTAGAGAGCCAAGGTAGTGAGCACAAGTTACTTGAAAAGTACCCCGAGAGTGCTCTTAGCAGCATATTTAAAGGGATTGTGGATAAGATTTATGCCCAAAATTTGCCAGTGAGGCAAGCATAG
- the YEA4 gene encoding Yea4p (Uridine diphosphate-N-acetylglucosamine (UDP-GlcNAc) transporter; required for cell wall chitin synthesis; localized to the ER; GO_component: GO:0005783 - endoplasmic reticulum [Evidence IEA,IEA]; GO_component: GO:0005783 - endoplasmic reticulum [Evidence IDA] [PMID 10788474]; GO_component: GO:0005789 - endoplasmic reticulum membrane [Evidence IEA]; GO_component: GO:0016021 - integral component of membrane [Evidence IEA,IEA]; GO_component: GO:0016021 - integral component of membrane [Evidence ISM] [PMID 12192589]; GO_component: GO:0016020 - membrane [Evidence IEA]; GO_function: GO:0005462 - UDP-N-acetylglucosamine transmembrane transporter activity [Evidence IMP] [PMID 10788474]; GO_function: GO:0005338 - nucleotide-sugar transmembrane transporter activity [Evidence IEA]; GO_process: GO:0015788 - UDP-N-acetylglucosamine transport [Evidence IMP] [PMID 10788474]; GO_process: GO:0015786 - UDP-glucose transport [Evidence IGI,IMP] [PMID 18693752]; GO_process: GO:0008643 - carbohydrate transport [Evidence IEA]; GO_process: GO:0034221 - fungal-type cell wall chitin biosynthetic process [Evidence IMP] [PMID 10788474]; GO_process: GO:1901679 - nucleotide transmembrane transport [Evidence IEA]; GO_process: GO:0015780 - nucleotide-sugar transport [Evidence IEA]; GO_process: GO:0055085 - transmembrane transport [Evidence IEA]; GO_process: GO:0055085 - transmembrane transport [Evidence IMP] [PMID 10788474]; GO_process: GO:0006810 - transport [Evidence IEA]): protein MSQSRLRNSTGTTTTIIGSHTKVENGPEDRVTLPAKDEVSTPELTKAIGQVTFNQWVLILSLIFGGCCSNVFALESIVREAPNSGHLITFVQFLFVASEGYVHFFDAHSKFFFLQKPHIPVHRMLFPVIIYFTLSVLNNYVWAFHISIPMHIIFRSSGTVITMIFGALSGKRYTTRQIFAVIVLTAGIILATLYGNPSISNPSDVATDSRTYATGIAILMVGSILGAFQGVVTESTYKTYGRHWRESLFYTHFLSLLFFIPMWKEITNEFLSALNSQPVYTVPIIQIILPRRVVYLAVNGFTQYVCVRGVNNLAGHVSALTVTIVLNIRKFVSLAISVYLFGNDLSVGMIAGSIFVFLGAFLYSSSPKQSTQGIPDKKTK from the coding sequence ATGAGCCAAAGTAGGTTGCGAAACAGTACAGGGACAACTACTACCATTATTGGCAGTCATACCAAAGTCGAGAATGGTCCTGAAGACAGAGTTACATTACCGGCAAAGGATGAAGTTTCAACCCCTGAGTTGACAAAGGCCATAGGACAGGTTACTTTTAACCAATGGGTTCTCATATTATCACTTATTTTTGGCGGGTGTTGCTCCAATGTTTTTGCATTAGAGTCTATTGTTCGAGAGGCACCCAACTCGGGCCATCTTATCACATTTGTCCAATTTCTCTTTGTTGCGAGTGAGGGTTATGTGCATTTCTTTGATGCTCATTCCaagtttttctttcttcaaaagCCTCATATTCCTGTTCACCGAATGCTATTTCCAgttattatatatttcaCATTGTCGGTCTTGAACAATTACGTATGGGCTTTTCATATATCAATTCCTATGCATATTATTTTCCGTTCCAGTGGTACTGTTATTACAATGATATTCGGGGCTCTTAGCGGGAAAAGATATACAACTCGCCAGATTTTTGCTGTGATTGTATTAACGGCTGGTATCATACTGGCAACATTGTATGGAAATCCCAGTATATCGAACCCATCTGACGTTGCTACAGATTCTAGGACGTATGCTACGGGTATTGCTATTTTGATGGTCGGTTCGATTCTAGGCGCATTTCAAGGTGTTGTTACCGAATCTACTTATAAAACATATGGAAGACACTGGCGAGAGTCCCTGTTCTATACGCATTTCTTGTCCCTCTTGTTCTTCATTCCAATGTGGAAAGAAATCACCAATGAATTTCTATCGGCTTTAAATTCGCAACCGGTGTACACTGTTCCTATTATACAGATAATTTTGCCCCGTCGTGTGGTGTACTTGGCAGTCAACGGATTCACTCAGTACGTGTGTGTCCGTGGTGTAAATAACCTTGCGGGGCATGTCAGTGCTTTGACCGTGACTATTGTTCTGAATATTCGGAAGTTTGTGAGTCTTGCTATCAGTGTGTATCTTTTTGGCAATGATTTATCAGTTGGTATGATCGCTGGTTCGATATTTGTGTTCTTAGGCGCCTTCCTTTATTCGAGTAGTCCGAAACAGTCAACACAAGGCATACCtgacaagaaaacaaagtGA
- the RXT2 gene encoding Rxt2p (Component of the histone deacetylase Rpd3L complex; possibly involved in cell fusion and invasive growth; relocalizes to the cytosol in response to hypoxia; GO_component: GO:0033698 - Rpd3L complex [Evidence IDA] [PMID 16286007]; GO_component: GO:0033698 - Rpd3L complex [Evidence IDA] [PMID 16286008]; GO_component: GO:0033698 - Rpd3L complex [Evidence IDA] [PMID 16314178]; GO_component: GO:0033698 - Rpd3L complex [Evidence IDA] [PMID 19040720]; GO_component: GO:0070210 - Rpd3L-Expanded complex [Evidence IDA] [PMID 19040720]; GO_component: GO:0005829 - cytosol [Evidence IDA] [PMID 22932476]; GO_component: GO:0005634 - nucleus [Evidence IEA,IEA]; GO_component: GO:0005634 - nucleus [Evidence IDA] [PMID 14562095]; GO_component: GO:0005634 - nucleus [Evidence IDA] [PMID 22932476]; GO_function: GO:0004407 - histone deacetylase activity [Evidence IMP] [PMID 16275642]; GO_process: GO:0016568 - chromatin modification [Evidence IEA]; GO_process: GO:0000747 - conjugation with cellular fusion [Evidence IMP] [PMID 10628851]; GO_process: GO:0001403 - invasive growth in response to glucose limitation [Evidence IMP] [PMID 10628851]; GO_process: GO:0061188 - negative regulation of chromatin silencing at rDNA [Evidence IMP] [PMID 16286008]; GO_process: GO:0061186 - negative regulation of chromatin silencing at silent mating-type cassette [Evidence IMP] [PMID 16286008]; GO_process: GO:0031939 - negative regulation of chromatin silencing at telomere [Evidence IMP] [PMID 16286008]; GO_process: GO:0031939 - negative regulation of chromatin silencing at telomere [Evidence IMP] [PMID 16314178]; GO_process: GO:0031939 - negative regulation of chromatin silencing at telomere [Evidence IMP] [PMID 19372273]; GO_process: GO:0000122 - negative regulation of transcription from RNA polymerase II promoter [Evidence IMP] [PMID 16275642]; GO_process: GO:0006355 - regulation of transcription, DNA-templated [Evidence IEA]; GO_process: GO:0006351 - transcription, DNA-templated [Evidence IEA]; GO_process: GO:0061587 - transfer RNA gene-mediated silencing [Evidence IMP] [PMID 23707796]) produces the protein MDHKRAVIYKKRRVIYQSENETSDRENTEEEDEDEEDIEDSPYDDIKLDDLLAPIESPEQIVTHPAISRTYTSNTLKYMSMRALDIINQEQEHVVKLAKLMSAFLGDDPSYLLADKLNLPQYNETGEEEDEFVRFEGSRNGSVNGGAGNTGTSAGIASTSSNGLVKTEDPSLADKRITRTQSTMEIDPFFALPQINIDQNFGILPENAEETRQLTQIAQQRMEEFIRCMTNVRSGLLRADRYRNKVYLWCQQMNGGDELPESIVSDPLMKKKPDPDATIAAAEAAEVSGGNRQ, from the coding sequence ATGGATCATAAACGAGCGGTGATCTATAAAAAGAGACGAGTGATATATCAATCTGAAAATGAGACTAGTGATCGGGAAAAtactgaggaagaagatgaagacgaggaagatattgaagatAGCCCATATGACGATATAAAACTGGACGATTTATTAGCTCCTATAGAATCGCCGGAACAAATAGTCACACACCCAGCAATCTCTAGAACGTACACAAGCAATACTTTGAAGTACATGTCTATGCGTGCTTTGGATATAATAAATCAAGAACAGGAGCACGTTGTGAAACTTGCAAAACTTATGAGCGCGTTTTTAGGTGACGACCCCTCATACTTATTGGCTGATAAGCTGAACCTACCTCAGTACAACGAGACAggtgaggaagaagacgaatTTGTCCGTTTCGAAGGGTCCCGCAATGGTAGTGTAAATGGTGGAGCTGGAAACACTGGGACAAGTGCCGGTATAGCATCTACTAGTTCAAATGGCCTTGTAAAAACAGAGGATCCTTCTTTGGCAGATAAACGCATAACGAGGACACAATCCACTATGGAAATTGATCCATTTTTCGCACTACCCCAAATCAATATTGATCAAAATTTTGGAATACTGCCTGAAAATGCTGAAGAGACCCGCCAGCTCACTCAAATTGCTCAGCAGCGTATGGAGGAGTTTATCCGCTGTATGACTAATGTACGGTCAGGACTATTACGTGCTGACCGGTATCGGAACAAGGTCTATCTTTGGTGCCAGCAGATgaatggtggtgatgagcTTCCTGAATCCATTGTATCTGATCCTCtcatgaaaaagaagcccGACCCTGATGCGACtatagctgctgctgaggctgctgaggTTTCTGGCGGAAATAGACAGTAG